A region of Polyodon spathula isolate WHYD16114869_AA chromosome 4, ASM1765450v1, whole genome shotgun sequence DNA encodes the following proteins:
- the LOC121314809 gene encoding transcription factor E2F3-like, translating to MRKGIPTAPEKVIVTGVGGSSVDKSTVITGFTENFTSNFPAGTYIQILTSPSCLTQTANVCVSDQPAGSLIYSTPHGPTNRTGLRPALGRPPAKRRLELDESDHQYLREGAKTPKGKSRATPRNLSSPKNPDSSEKTRYDTSLGLLTKKFIQLLGQSADGVVDLNRAAEVLKVQKRRIYDITNVLEGIHLLKKKSKNNIQWMGCNLSDDDGTLNRCQVLSQEVAELSQEEKRLDELIQSCNLDIRQLTEESHNQKFSYITYQDIRRIRSLRDQTVIAVKAPSETKLEMPDPLEKLQLHLTSTKGPIEVLLCPDENITNSPVKNSTLDVNGNASPSIKSSQGDTNSSMKVDCSVAVSNLSPYTSPMNLLQQTEDQISSVLEGPFVNLSPPHMNEDYLLSLGDEEGISDLFDAYDLDKLPPLDEFLCN from the exons ATGAGAAAGGGAATCCCAACAGCCCCGGAGAAAGTAATAGTAACAGGGGTTGGGGGTTCGTCGGTGGACAAAAGTACTGTAATAACCGGATTCACTGAGAATTTTACTTCTAATTTCCCTGCCGGTACATATATCCAGATCCTAACCTCGCCGTCCTGTCTTACAcagactgcaaatgtctgtgtatCAGATCAGCCAGCTGGCAGTTTGATTTACTCCACTCCTCACGGACCAACAAACCGAACAGGACTTCGACCTGCTTTAGGACGCCCTCCG GCAAAGAGGCGCCTGGAACTGGACGAGAGCGACCATCAATATCTGCGCGAAGGTGCCAAGACCCCCAAGGGGAAGAGCAGAGCCACACCGAGAAACCTGAGCAGCCCCAAAA ATCCCGATTCCTCAGAGAAGACTCGTTACGACACGTCTCTGGGCCTCCTCACAAAGAAGTTCATTCAGCTGCTGGGCCAGTCTGCTGACGGCGTGGTCGACCTGAACCGAGCCGCCGAGGTCCTCAAGGTGCAGAAAAGGAGGATTTACGACATCACGAATGTGCTGGAGGGCATTCACCTCCTCAAGAAGAAATCCAAAAACAACATTCAGTGGAT GGGTTGCAATCTGTCAGATGATGATGGGACCCTAAATCGATGCCAGGTCCTGAGCCAGGAGGTGGCTGAGCTGAGCCAAGAGGAGAAGAGGCTGGATGAGCTGATCCAGAGCTGCAACCTGGACATACGCCAACTGACGGAGGAGTCACACAACCAAAA ATTTTCATACATCACATACCAAGACATCCGGAGGATCCGAAGCCTCAGGGACCAGACTGTTATCGCTGTGAAGGCCCCGTCGGAAACAAAGCTGGAAATGCCAGACCCTTTAGAG aagctGCAACTACATTTGACCAGCACCAAGGGGCCCATAGAAGTTCTTTTATGCCCAGATGAGAATATAACCAACAGTCCAGTTAAAAACTCAACCCTAGATGTGAATGGAAATGCTTCCCCTTCAATAAAAAGCTCACAAG GTGACACCAACAGCTCAATGAAGGTGGATTGCTCAGTGGCTGTTTCAAACTTATCTCCTTATACTTCTCCAATGAACCTTTTGCAACAAACGGAGGACCAGATTTCCTCGGTGTTAGAGGGGCCATTTGTAAACCTGTCTCCTCCACACATGAATGAGGACTACTTGCTGAGCCTTGGGGATGAAGAAGGAATCAGTGATCTGTTTGATGCTTATGATCTGGATAAGCTACCCCCTTTGGATGAGTTCTTGTGTAACTGA